In Hydractinia symbiolongicarpus strain clone_291-10 chromosome 4, HSymV2.1, whole genome shotgun sequence, the following proteins share a genomic window:
- the LOC130641003 gene encoding 60S ribosomal protein L11-like → MAPQEEKKVEKVNPMKEIRIQKLCINICVGESGDRLVRAGKVLEALTGQTPVFSKARYTVRSFGIRRNEKIAVHCTVRGPKAEEILEKGLKVKEYELRRRNFSATGNFGFGIQEHIDLGIKYDPSIGIYGMDFYIVLARPGYSIAYRRRKKSKVGFKHKITKADSMKWFQQKYDGILLNK, encoded by the exons CCTCAAGAGGAAAAGAAGGTGGAAAAGGTCAACCCAATGAAGGAAATCAGAATCCAGAAGCTGTGTATCAATATTTGTGTTGGCGAAAGTGGTGACAGACTTGTACGTGCTGGCAAAGTATTGGAAGCCTTGACTGGACAAACTCCAGTATTTTCCAAAG CCCGTTACACTGTAAGATCTTTCGGCATTCGACGTAATGAAAAAATTGCTGTACATTGCACTGTACGAGGTCCTAAAGCAGAAGAAATTTTGGAAAAGGGTTTAAAAGTAAAAGAGTATGAATTGAGAAGACGCAATTTCTCAGCAACTGGAAATTTTGGATTTGGAATTCAAGAACACATTGATCTTGGAATAAAATACGATCCCAGCATTGGTATTTACGGTATGGACTTCTATATTGTCTTGGCCAGGCCCGGATACAGTATTGCATACAGAAGACGCAAGAAGTCAAAAGTTGGGTTCAAACACAAAATTACCAAGGCTGATTCCATGAAATGGTTTCAACAGAAA tatgatgGTATCCTgcttaacaaataa